In the genome of Chryseobacterium arthrosphaerae, one region contains:
- the rsmG gene encoding 16S rRNA (guanine(527)-N(7))-methyltransferase RsmG: protein MSTSLLLKYFPDLTETQLKQFAQLETLYNEWNEKINVISRKDMESLYEKHILHSLGIAKVMEFAPGTKVLDIGTGGGFPGIPLAILFPETEFTLIDSIGKKISVVNAVAEGVGLTNVTAIHGRAEKLKEKFHFVVSRAVTQMPEFLRWLKGKFEKEQFNPKHNGILYLKGGDLAEELAGLKCEIFNLKHYFDEEFFDTKKVVYVSKGNFNS, encoded by the coding sequence ATGTCTACATCGTTACTATTAAAATACTTTCCGGATCTTACAGAAACACAGTTGAAACAGTTTGCACAACTGGAGACTTTGTATAATGAATGGAATGAAAAGATCAACGTAATTTCCAGAAAAGATATGGAATCGCTGTATGAAAAGCATATCCTGCATTCTCTTGGAATTGCAAAAGTGATGGAATTTGCTCCGGGGACCAAAGTCCTGGATATCGGAACCGGTGGCGGTTTTCCGGGAATTCCTCTGGCTATTCTTTTTCCTGAAACAGAATTTACCTTAATTGATTCTATCGGTAAGAAGATCAGTGTGGTAAACGCGGTAGCAGAAGGGGTAGGCCTTACCAATGTAACGGCTATTCACGGAAGAGCGGAAAAACTGAAAGAAAAATTCCACTTTGTAGTCAGCAGAGCTGTAACCCAGATGCCGGAGTTTTTAAGATGGCTGAAAGGAAAATTTGAAAAAGAACAGTTTAATCCCAAGCATAACGGAATTTTATATTTAAAAGGCGGAGACCTTGCAGAAGAACTTGCCGGACTTAAATGTGAGATATTCAACCTTAAACACTATTTTGATGAAGAGTTTTTTGATACTAAAAAAGTAGTTTATGTATCAAAAGGTAATTTCAATTCCTGA
- a CDS encoding acyl-CoA reductase, whose product MNTENQVLGLIKLSDYIKAFLAKKTEDYNEDDANIELLLKRSEIENPWFTVDNQKFALQQWADLLTEEQIKNWLKKYSVSRISKRVGLILAGNIPLVGFHDVISVVLSNHIPVIKLSSKDKYLIPFLLKKWKEFSDDQVRFEFVERLENFDAVIATGSNNTARYLEYYFKNHLSIIRKNRTSIAVLKGDETDQELQLLAKDIFQYFGLGCRNVTRIFIPEDFVIDRLFENFLGFQDIINHNKYANNYDYNRAVYLLNQDKFWDNNFVMLKEDDKLFSPLSVINFSRYKFLEEVKDFIAENEENIQCVVAKDELGLNSVSFGEAQNPGLDTYADNVDTMKFLELV is encoded by the coding sequence GATGCAAATATTGAATTATTGTTAAAAAGATCTGAAATAGAGAATCCGTGGTTTACGGTTGATAATCAGAAATTTGCTTTACAGCAATGGGCAGATCTTCTTACGGAAGAGCAGATCAAAAACTGGCTTAAAAAATATTCAGTCTCAAGGATTTCGAAGAGAGTGGGACTTATTCTTGCCGGAAATATTCCTCTGGTGGGTTTTCATGATGTGATTTCAGTAGTGCTGAGCAATCATATTCCTGTGATCAAACTGTCTTCAAAAGACAAATACCTGATTCCGTTTCTGTTAAAAAAATGGAAAGAATTCTCTGATGATCAGGTCCGGTTTGAGTTTGTAGAGAGGCTGGAGAATTTTGATGCAGTGATTGCTACAGGAAGTAATAATACAGCAAGATATCTGGAATATTATTTTAAAAACCATTTAAGTATCATCCGTAAAAACAGGACTTCAATTGCTGTTTTAAAAGGAGATGAAACGGATCAAGAGCTTCAGCTTCTGGCAAAAGATATTTTCCAGTATTTCGGGCTGGGATGCAGAAATGTAACCAGAATTTTTATTCCGGAAGATTTCGTGATCGACAGGCTTTTTGAAAACTTTTTGGGCTTCCAGGATATCATCAATCATAATAAGTATGCTAACAATTATGATTATAACAGAGCGGTTTACCTGTTGAATCAGGATAAATTCTGGGATAATAATTTTGTGATGCTGAAGGAAGATGATAAGCTGTTCAGCCCGCTTTCCGTGATCAATTTCAGCCGGTATAAGTTTTTGGAGGAGGTGAAAGATTTTATTGCTGAAAATGAAGAAAATATTCAGTGTGTAGTGGCAAAGGATGAACTTGGGCTGAATTCAGTTTCATTTGGTGAAGCACAGAATCCCGGGCTTGATACCTATGCCGATAATGTGGATACCATGAAGTTTTTGGAATTGGTCTGA
- a CDS encoding thioredoxin family protein: MYTELTEDTLQNIVNDNEKVVVQYGATWCGNCRIMKPKFKKLASENESIPFLYVDAEKLPESRKLAKVDNLPTFAIFKNGELVNQVQSNQAESLINLFNELQ; this comes from the coding sequence ATGTACACAGAATTAACCGAAGATACATTACAGAATATAGTCAATGACAACGAAAAAGTAGTCGTTCAATATGGAGCAACATGGTGCGGAAACTGCAGAATCATGAAGCCTAAATTCAAAAAACTGGCTTCTGAAAATGAGAGCATTCCATTTTTATATGTTGACGCAGAAAAACTTCCTGAAAGCAGAAAATTAGCTAAAGTAGACAACCTTCCTACTTTCGCAATCTTCAAAAACGGTGAATTGGTGAACCAGGTTCAATCTAACCAGGCAGAAAGTTTAATTAACCTTTTTAACGAATTACAATAA
- a CDS encoding DUF922 domain-containing protein: MKMTFIFCLFSVQMAFSQKIMWQEEQKLVWDNFKSPVNRKNNPDVAAYTNCGWEFSVVKSSNPKSPVTIKIQAIFNEDKSWKDVKKINDYILLHEQKHFDIAELFVRKFRKAVAEKISTSGDYNKYFKTIYNGISIDYKNFQISYDRDTRHGMDKEKQAEYNAAISQELDNLKSYQSL; encoded by the coding sequence ATGAAGATGACTTTTATATTTTGTTTGTTTTCTGTTCAGATGGCATTCAGCCAGAAAATCATGTGGCAGGAAGAACAAAAGCTGGTGTGGGATAATTTTAAAAGTCCTGTCAACAGAAAGAATAATCCGGATGTTGCAGCCTATACCAATTGTGGCTGGGAATTCTCCGTTGTGAAATCCAGCAATCCGAAATCACCCGTTACCATTAAGATCCAGGCCATATTCAATGAAGATAAATCCTGGAAAGATGTAAAAAAGATCAATGATTATATTTTACTGCATGAGCAGAAGCATTTTGATATTGCTGAGCTGTTTGTAAGGAAGTTCAGAAAGGCTGTTGCCGAAAAAATCAGTACTTCAGGAGATTATAATAAATATTTTAAAACCATTTACAACGGAATATCTATCGATTATAAAAACTTCCAGATTTCTTATGACAGAGACACCCGTCATGGGATGGACAAAGAAAAGCAGGCTGAGTATAATGCTGCTATTTCTCAAGAATTAGACAATTTAAAAAGCTATCAATCCCTTTGA
- a CDS encoding peptidylprolyl isomerase, whose protein sequence is MKKLFLGLALIGGQLMFAQKVVDLKVENNQKKEQPATISKEKVNTYNDNFLAFINALQSSDRKTMDGLLSDKVKEIVTDDVLKKVKDGIDYSKKLEILKVGYYVTMDGISHPNIKYKYAGDKSSKEAISAVFDDDGKILGVLPAKSEK, encoded by the coding sequence ATGAAAAAATTATTTCTGGGCCTTGCGCTTATAGGCGGACAGCTGATGTTTGCACAGAAAGTTGTTGACCTTAAGGTTGAGAACAATCAGAAAAAAGAACAGCCTGCCACTATAAGCAAAGAAAAGGTAAATACTTATAATGATAATTTCCTTGCATTTATCAATGCACTGCAGTCTTCCGACCGTAAAACAATGGACGGACTACTTTCTGATAAAGTAAAAGAGATTGTTACAGACGATGTTCTTAAAAAAGTAAAAGACGGTATTGATTACAGTAAAAAACTTGAAATACTGAAAGTGGGATATTATGTAACCATGGATGGCATCAGTCATCCTAATATCAAATATAAATATGCCGGAGATAAGTCTTCAAAAGAAGCGATCAGTGCTGTTTTTGATGATGATGGAAAAATTCTTGGCGTATTACCGGCTAAGAGTGAAAAATGA
- a CDS encoding pyridoxal phosphate-dependent aminotransferase has product MDKLSDRVKRLGYSQTFVMSNKAREMKASGIDVISLTLGEPDFDVPDNIKQAAFDAINQNYSHYSPVPGFLELREAIAYKLKRDNNLEYKPTQICVSNGAKQAILNVLAAIINDGDEVLLPAPYWVSYDEMVKMMGGNSVMLPTSYVTDFKVTAEQVEEAITDKTKAILFSSPCNPSGGYYTYDELKSIAKVIAKYPNVTVISDEIYEFINYETKTTSIAQFPEVYEQTAVINGMSKAFAMTGWRIGYSACPEWLAKACEKVQGQMTSGANTMAQRASITALKTDPSEYRYMIDAFKKRRDLVYELIKEIPGFKVLLPKAAFYFFPDISHYIGKTLNGTEIKNSDDFAMFLLENAHVGCVGGYSFGSPECIRFSYAASEEDLREAMKRIKETLEKYS; this is encoded by the coding sequence ATGGATAAACTTTCAGATAGAGTAAAAAGATTAGGATACTCACAGACTTTTGTAATGTCAAACAAAGCCAGGGAAATGAAAGCCAGCGGAATAGACGTGATCAGCTTAACTCTTGGTGAACCGGATTTTGATGTTCCGGATAATATCAAACAGGCCGCTTTCGATGCCATCAACCAAAACTACAGCCACTACTCTCCTGTTCCCGGATTTCTGGAATTGCGTGAGGCGATTGCCTATAAATTAAAAAGAGATAACAATTTAGAATACAAGCCTACTCAGATCTGTGTTTCCAACGGGGCAAAACAGGCTATTTTAAATGTATTGGCAGCGATCATCAATGACGGGGACGAAGTATTGCTTCCTGCACCTTACTGGGTAAGCTATGATGAAATGGTGAAAATGATGGGCGGAAATTCTGTGATGCTTCCCACTTCCTATGTAACGGATTTTAAAGTAACGGCAGAACAGGTGGAAGAAGCGATCACTGACAAAACCAAAGCCATCCTTTTCAGCTCTCCATGTAACCCATCCGGAGGATATTACACTTATGATGAATTGAAGTCTATTGCCAAAGTAATAGCGAAATATCCGAATGTAACGGTTATTTCGGATGAGATCTATGAATTCATCAATTATGAAACAAAGACTACTTCTATTGCCCAGTTCCCGGAGGTATATGAGCAGACCGCAGTAATCAACGGAATGTCAAAAGCCTTTGCTATGACAGGCTGGAGAATCGGGTACTCCGCATGTCCTGAATGGCTGGCTAAAGCTTGTGAGAAAGTTCAGGGGCAGATGACCAGCGGAGCCAACACTATGGCTCAGAGAGCATCCATCACAGCATTAAAAACAGATCCGTCCGAATACAGATACATGATCGACGCCTTTAAAAAGAGAAGAGACCTGGTATATGAGCTGATCAAAGAAATTCCAGGGTTCAAGGTATTACTTCCAAAAGCCGCCTTCTACTTCTTCCCGGATATTTCTCACTATATCGGTAAAACATTGAACGGAACTGAAATCAAAAATTCAGATGACTTTGCCATGTTCCTTCTTGAAAATGCCCATGTGGGATGCGTGGGCGGTTATTCTTTCGGAAGCCCTGAATGTATCAGGTTTTCCTATGCCGCTTCTGAAGAAGATCTTAGAGAGGCTATGAAAAGAATCAAAGAAACCCTTGAAAAATACAGTTAA
- a CDS encoding DUF6952 family protein, translated as MKLPIIRQFYQNQTPENLEKTLEVLESFCEFRGTSEEDLNVAGELITNICGALEVHGNVRNGMSEKDALNSFAQKVLGSIDK; from the coding sequence ATGAAATTACCGATCATAAGACAATTCTATCAAAACCAGACTCCTGAAAACCTTGAAAAGACACTGGAAGTTTTGGAAAGCTTCTGTGAATTCAGAGGAACCAGCGAAGAAGATCTGAATGTAGCAGGAGAACTTATTACCAATATTTGCGGTGCTTTGGAAGTTCATGGCAATGTCCGCAACGGAATGAGCGAAAAGGATGCCTTAAACTCATTCGCTCAAAAGGTATTAGGATCAATTGATAAATAA
- a CDS encoding Bax inhibitor-1/YccA family protein, whose protein sequence is MMTDVLVAHSTEVEKADFYKKTYLHVALSILAFIGVETVLLKTVPVEVIAMMFQGRLTWLLIIGVFWLASILASKWSLSQSKSTQYLGLGFYILLEAVIFMPLLFIATNMAGGANVIFQAATLTIAMFAGISAVAFTSKRDFSFLRNIIIIGGFISIGLIVGGMIFGFNLGLWFSVGMVILASATILYQTSKLKDSYGTHQYVGAALQLFASIMLLFWYILNILMSRRS, encoded by the coding sequence ATGATGACAGATGTTTTAGTCGCTCATTCTACAGAAGTGGAAAAAGCGGATTTTTACAAGAAGACCTATTTGCATGTTGCTTTGTCTATTCTTGCATTTATTGGAGTGGAAACAGTTTTGTTGAAGACTGTGCCTGTAGAAGTTATTGCAATGATGTTTCAGGGAAGGCTTACCTGGCTTTTGATCATCGGTGTATTCTGGTTAGCTTCTATTCTGGCTTCCAAATGGTCTCTTTCGCAAAGTAAATCCACTCAGTACCTTGGGTTAGGGTTTTATATTCTGCTTGAAGCGGTTATTTTTATGCCGTTGCTTTTTATTGCTACGAATATGGCAGGAGGGGCTAATGTAATTTTCCAGGCTGCCACTTTGACCATTGCTATGTTTGCCGGTATTTCAGCGGTAGCATTTACTTCTAAACGGGATTTTTCTTTTTTAAGAAATATCATCATCATCGGAGGTTTTATTTCTATCGGCCTGATTGTTGGCGGAATGATCTTCGGTTTTAATCTTGGATTGTGGTTCTCTGTAGGAATGGTTATACTGGCTTCTGCGACGATCTTATACCAGACAAGTAAACTGAAAGATTCATATGGAACCCATCAGTACGTAGGAGCTGCATTACAGCTTTTTGCTTCTATTATGCTGTTGTTCTGGTATATCCTGAATATTTTGATGAGCAGAAGAAGTTAA
- a CDS encoding peroxiredoxin, translating to MSLVGKKFPNLTIDAMSEMGDDLRINILDEAVNNQQKVLLFWYPKDFTFVCPTELHAFQEALGEFEKRNTKVIGASCDTNEVHFAWLNTPKDNGGIEGVTYPLLADTHRQLANTLGIVDQDFEYNEEGEEVFTGSNVTYRATYLIDETGKIFHEAVNDMPLGRNVKEFLRLIDAYTHVQKHGEVCPANWEEGKDAMKADRTSTAEYLAKN from the coding sequence ATGTCTTTAGTAGGAAAAAAATTCCCAAACTTAACAATTGATGCAATGTCTGAAATGGGTGACGATCTAAGAATCAACATCCTTGACGAAGCAGTAAACAACCAACAAAAAGTTCTTTTATTCTGGTACCCTAAAGATTTCACTTTTGTATGCCCTACTGAGCTTCACGCTTTCCAGGAGGCTTTAGGTGAGTTCGAAAAAAGAAACACTAAAGTAATCGGTGCATCTTGTGATACCAATGAAGTACACTTCGCATGGCTGAACACACCAAAAGATAACGGAGGTATTGAAGGAGTAACTTACCCGCTTTTGGCTGATACACACAGACAACTGGCTAACACATTAGGAATCGTAGATCAGGATTTCGAATACAATGAAGAAGGAGAAGAAGTTTTCACAGGTTCTAACGTAACGTACAGAGCAACTTACCTTATCGACGAAACAGGAAAAATTTTCCACGAAGCGGTAAACGATATGCCTCTTGGAAGAAACGTAAAAGAATTCTTAAGATTAATCGACGCTTACACACACGTTCAGAAACACGGTGAAGTATGCCCTGCAAACTGGGAAGAAGGAAAAGACGCTATGAAAGCTGACAGAACTTCTACTGCAGAATACCTAGCTAAGAACTAA